The Vitis vinifera cultivar Pinot Noir 40024 chromosome 12, ASM3070453v1 genome has a segment encoding these proteins:
- the LOC109123506 gene encoding uncharacterized mitochondrial protein AtMg00810-like, with the protein MVITESNSSMVQTLITRLSKEFSMKDLGDLHYFLGIEVQANEKGLFLSQMKYALELLQRASMIDAKPISTPCVVGQHLSTEGKLLSDPTMFRSLAGALQYLTITRLDLFFSVNSIFQFMHAPTEDHFGALKRILRYVKGTPHHGLQLHQQSTHDILAYSDTDWAGCLHTRRSTTGYTIFFCTNLVSWSFKKQSTVSRSSVEAEYRSLAVATVDIAWIVQLLRDLHVTLSTTPKILCDNQSAIFMAVNPITHPHSKHIAIDYHFVRELVANGTLKVAFIPSHLQLADSLTKGVTKPQFFLF; encoded by the coding sequence atggtCATAACTGAAAGTAATTCTTCTATGGTTCAAACCCTCATTACTCGACTTTCCAAGGAATTCTCTATGAAGGATTTAGGTGATCTTCATTATTTCCTCGGCATTGAAGTGCAAGCTAATGAGAAGGGTTTGTTTCTCAGTCAAATGAAGTATGCCCTTGAACTGTTGCAACGTGCTTCAATGATTGATGCAAAGCCTATTTCTACACCTTGTGTTGTCGGTCAACATCTCTCAACTGAAGGAAAATTGTTATCCGATCCTACTATGTTTCGTTCACTTGCAGGTGCTCTTCAATACTTGACCATCACCAGGTTGGATCTCTTCTTTAGTGTGAATTCTATTTTCCAATTCATGCATGCTCCCACCGAGGACCACTTTGGTGCTCTCAAGCGCATTTTGCGCTATGTCAAAGGCACTCCTCATCATGGACTTCAACTCCATCAACAATCCACTCATGATATTCTTGCTTACTCTGATACAGATTGGGCAGGTTGTCTTCATACACGTCGTTCCACTACTGGCtacactatttttttttgtaccaATTTGGTTTCTTGGTCCTTTAAGAAACAAAGCACTGTCTCTCGATCAAGTGTCGAAGCAGAATATCGCTCTTTAGCTGTTGCCACTGTTGATATTGCCTGGATTGTTCAATTACTTCGGGATCTCCATGTTACACTCTCAACAACACCTAAAATTCTTTGTGACAATCAAAGTGCAATTTTTATGGCAGTTAATCCGATTACTCACCCTCACTCAAAACATATTGCGATCGACTACCACTTTGTTCGTGAACTTGTTGCTAATGGCACTTTGAAAGTTGCTTTTATCCCTTCACATCTACAGCTTGCTGATTCATTGACCAAAGGTGTCACCAAGCCTCAGTTCTTTCTCTTCTGA